Below is a genomic region from Methanofollis sp. UBA420.
CCCCCACAATCGTCATCGACAGAAAAGACCCGGCCGCAGACGTCGTCGGAAAGGCTGAAGACGAAGAAGTGCTGAAGAAAGCCCATATTGAGGACGCGACGACCTGCATCGTCGCCCTCAATAACGACGACACGAACATCTTCACCACCCTGATGGCAAGAAACCTCAACCCCGGCATCAGGATCCTTGCACGGGCAAATGAACCGGCTTCGGTCGACAAACTGTATCTTGCAGGCGCCGACTTTGTCACGCTCCTCCCGACAATCGGGGGTCAGGCGATCGCCGGCGTCATCCTCTCGGAATCGGTGAGGATCCTCCTCGACCTCCCTGACGGGCAGAAGGTGGTCATGCGCCGGGCGATGAAGCGGGCGCAGGCCTCTGTCAGCAGGGTGAAGGCCCGGTGCGGCGTGCGGGTCGCTGGGATCGAGAGGGAGGGCAGGGCGGTCGTCGCCCCGGGCGACGCCGAGGTGATCAACCAGGGAGACGTCGTCATCGCCATCGGCGACGCACAGGCGCTCAGACGGTTTATCAGAACGGTATAACAGGTGAAAATCATGGAAAAAGAGATTGGATGCGTCATGGAAGCGGTGGACCAGATGATCCGCCACGCGGTATGGAGTGCCGGGGCAAAGGGAATCGTCGTCGGCGTCAGCGGGGGCGTGGACTCGGCCGTGGCGGCGGCCTTCGCCGCTCGTGCAATCGGACCCGAGCACGTCGTCGGGATTGCCCTCCCGAGTGCGGTGACGAGAGCCGAAGACCTGGCGGACGCCGCGGAACTCTGCCGTTTCCTCGGGATAGAGCACCGGGTGATCTCGATCGAACCGGTGATGGAGGCCTACAGGCAGTACCCCGACCTCACCGCGACGCCGTACCTCACCGGCAACCTGATGGCGAGGACGAGGATGGCGATTCTCTATGCAGTCGCCAACAGGGAGAACCTGATGGTCTGCGGCACCTCGAACAGGACAGAGTACCTCCTCGGCTACTCCACCAAACACGGCGACGCCGCCGCGGACATCCAGCCCATCCTCCACCTGTACAAGACCGAGGTCTTCGCGGTGGCGAGGGCAATGCACCTGCCGCAGCAGATCGTCGAAAAAGCGCCGTCAGCAGGCCTCTGGCCGGGCCAGACAGACGAAGGGGAACTCGGGGCTACCTACGCCGAAATCGACGCGGCACTGCAGGCGCTCGAAAAGAAAAGGTGGACAGACCCCGAAACCGGGACCGAGGAACTGGTCTTAAAAAGGGTCAGGGCGTCCGAGCACAAACGGTCCGCACCGCCAAATCTCGCAGGCACCCGGTGAACTCCGGGGCGTACTCCTCGGGACTGTTGAGGTACCTGAGGCAGGACTCATGCCCGACAAGGGAGGAGAGCGGCGTCCCGTGCGCAGTACAGAACTCCGGGACAGGCGCGGGCACAACCAGCCGCACCAGTGCCGCCTTGCTGTACCGCGGGTTCCTCACCAGTGACCCGTCAGCCATCTCGTAATAGGCGGCGCCCCGCATCGCCACGTACTGCGTATAGTCGCTTTCAAAGGCGGTCGAGACGATATTGGCAAGGGCGAGCGCTTCAGCCCCGGGGTTGATCGTCACATGGCCGTATCCGGGGGGGATCACCACGACGTCCCCTGCCACTGCCTCCACGAGCACGACATCGGAGGCGTCCCGCGTCTGGAGGAGGAAGTGCGCCTTGCCGGCAAGAACCTCATAGACCTCGGGATAGCCGGTGCCGGCAGGGTTTGCCGGGTGGAAGTGCCCTTTCGTCTTGACGAACTCAGGGCCGACATGACCCGCCGGGATCACCGTCATGTCGTACCTCAGGGCATGGGAGGCGAGCCAGGAATGGTCGTCCGGGGTCTTTGCAAGGTCCCGGTACATAAAATAGAGAGGGCGACCGGGGTCTTCACCCGCGGCGTCAGGGGCCGCCAGAACACCGGCCATGTCGGCGACAGTCCTGACATGGGCTTCTGGCAGCGGTCCGTCCCATGAATACATCACTCGGATGTGCGCCGTCTGTATATATAATACCCCGCCCCGATCAGGACGGCGATGATGACCGCGATAACGATCGGGTTCGTGAGGGCTCCCGCCAGCGGATCAGGCTTCACGACGGACACGGTCATCTTCATCGTGTCGGAGATCTGGCTGTTGTCCAGAGCGTCGCGGTACCGGATCTCGGAGTCGAGACCGTACTGCTTTACGGTCGCCTCCTTGTCCACGCTCACCGAGTAGTGGGCGACAGCGGTCTGGCTGGGTTCGAGGTCGCCGAGATAGGCGGTGTCGTCATTGGAGGTGAAGGGGTCGACGGCGCTGATCCGTGCCTGGGCATTGTAGGCGGTCGCCGAGCCGACATTCTTATAGGTGACGTCGATCGTCGCCTTCTGGCCGGGGTGCACGGTCGCCGCAGACGAGACGATGGCGAAGTCGATCTTTCCGCCGACGGGCACGCCGACGATCTCAGTGTCCGAGGTTTCCTTCTCACCGTTGCTCTTCTCGTACTGGACCATCACATCGAGGGGATAGGTCTGTGCCTCGGCGTCGTTGGAGGCCGAGACCTTGAAGGTGCACTCGACGACGTCGCCGGGGTTGAAGTCACCGATATAGACGCTCCCGTCGGTCGGGATCAGGGGGCTTGCACCGTCGCGAGCGAGTTTCGCGACAGCCTTCTGTGCATGCTCAAAGCCCGCGTTCCTGAGTTTCAGGGTGAGGTAACCCTCGGTCCCGACATTGATGTGGTCGGTCGAGACCTCGTCCACCTCAAGGTTGACATTGGACTTGACCGTGACCTTCAGGGGAAGGGTCACCTTCTTGTTGAGGTAATTTGTCCGCAGGAAACTGCCATGGTCATCCTGTTCAGTCCAGTCGACATACTGGTACTTCAGGGTCAGGGGGAGGTCATAGGTGCCCGCCGGGGCGTCCTTGTTGAACTTCACCATGAAGGTGACCGGCTTGCTCACGCCGCCCGGTATGTCCCCGATCTGCTGGGCGTCAGACCTGATCTCCACGGGTGCGTCCCCTGCCGAAAGTCCAGCATTCACGAGCTTTGCGAGATTCGGCGGGTCCTGTGGGGTGATAGTCTTCGGATCGACCACCATGACCGGGTTTGTACCGCTGTTCGAGATGATCACCGTGACCGGCACCTCGGTGCCGGGGACAAACTCGTTCGTACCCGAGATTGCCGCAGACATGTCAGGGCTGCCGTACAGGAACTCTGTTCCCGCAAGAGCGGGAGCGATGAGCGCCGCAAGGGCCAGACCCAGAATACAGAATTTCCGGATATCCATGTATATGCACCGTGTTGTTTTTGTTGTAACAACATTTATCTGCGTACTCTATAAATATATGG
It encodes:
- a CDS encoding NAD+ synthase, encoding MEKEIGCVMEAVDQMIRHAVWSAGAKGIVVGVSGGVDSAVAAAFAARAIGPEHVVGIALPSAVTRAEDLADAAELCRFLGIEHRVISIEPVMEAYRQYPDLTATPYLTGNLMARTRMAILYAVANRENLMVCGTSNRTEYLLGYSTKHGDAAADIQPILHLYKTEVFAVARAMHLPQQIVEKAPSAGLWPGQTDEGELGATYAEIDAALQALEKKRWTDPETGTEELVLKRVRASEHKRSAPPNLAGTR
- a CDS encoding glucose-6-phosphate isomerase family protein; amino-acid sequence: MYSWDGPLPEAHVRTVADMAGVLAAPDAAGEDPGRPLYFMYRDLAKTPDDHSWLASHALRYDMTVIPAGHVGPEFVKTKGHFHPANPAGTGYPEVYEVLAGKAHFLLQTRDASDVVLVEAVAGDVVVIPPGYGHVTINPGAEALALANIVSTAFESDYTQYVAMRGAAYYEMADGSLVRNPRYSKAALVRLVVPAPVPEFCTAHGTPLSSLVGHESCLRYLNSPEEYAPEFTGCLRDLAVRTVCARTP
- a CDS encoding S-layer protein, which encodes MDIRKFCILGLALAALIAPALAGTEFLYGSPDMSAAISGTNEFVPGTEVPVTVIISNSGTNPVMVVDPKTITPQDPPNLAKLVNAGLSAGDAPVEIRSDAQQIGDIPGGVSKPVTFMVKFNKDAPAGTYDLPLTLKYQYVDWTEQDDHGSFLRTNYLNKKVTLPLKVTVKSNVNLEVDEVSTDHINVGTEGYLTLKLRNAGFEHAQKAVAKLARDGASPLIPTDGSVYIGDFNPGDVVECTFKVSASNDAEAQTYPLDVMVQYEKSNGEKETSDTEIVGVPVGGKIDFAIVSSAATVHPGQKATIDVTYKNVGSATAYNAQARISAVDPFTSNDDTAYLGDLEPSQTAVAHYSVSVDKEATVKQYGLDSEIRYRDALDNSQISDTMKMTVSVVKPDPLAGALTNPIVIAVIIAVLIGAGYYIYRRRTSE